Below is a genomic region from Syngnathus typhle isolate RoL2023-S1 ecotype Sweden linkage group LG3, RoL_Styp_1.0, whole genome shotgun sequence.
TACAAAAGTAATCGATTTCTTGGTCAGAGTTGATCAGCaactaatcgattatcaaattaacCAACTATTTTAACAATCGAGTCATCGTTTAGAGAGACTTTTGTGCTTAAATTAAAaatagtaattaaaaaaaatgtttttttatttgcatttgcaaGGATCTACTTTGAGTCCGGAAAACAATGATCAAACCAGCAACAGAATCAGTTTGAAAAAGCTCGATGATTCGGGTCCGTCGTTTGTTTACCTGCCGCCCAAATGAAGACAAAGCGCTTTGCAAAATGGCTGGATGGAGTGTCTGACACTTTAAACTCCATCTGGGtctttattttaatttcttttcatCACAGTCTTCATTCTGCCCAAGCCTCCCTCAAATATTTGGACCCTGGATATTTCCTTGGAAAGGTTTGCTTCATGGCCACCAACGGTACGTCAAATGGAGGATAAAACTCATCTCACTCTTTACAGTACCTCATTTTTctaaagtatttgtttttgaggACAAAATTAAGCCGTTTGCTGCGTGTCTCTCGTAGCACGCAGCGTCATTGCCCCCCCAGAGCGCTTAGACGCCCTCAGAGAGCTGGCCGCGTCATTGCACTGCACGCTACTTTTTGCTGAGGATCAGGTTGGTGACAACTTTCCTCATCCCATACATAGGATAGGCACTGTAAAAATCCAGAATGTGTCCGAGTCCTTTTGGTTATCATGTTTGCTCAATCctggaaaaatatttaaatgcatATTTGCAAGCCGAACACAGTTGATCCTGCGATGCTATTCGACTAGCAAGTTTGAAAATTATTCAAACAATCATGTACATGTATTAAATTAATTAGTTGAATTATCGGTTCGAGGTGATGCTTATGTACCAACCTTAAATGACTTATTGTCATATAAGTGTGGAAAtaagttaaataaaaataagtcaCCACGGTGTGTCAAAAGTGTTGGTTGAACTCCAAGTGGTTCCACGTTGGAGGTTCTACCAAATGGAATTCTCCCTTATTTTGAACATCTACTAGCAGACATTAGTATTCCGAACATTTAGCCACCTTGTATCTTGACACTCGGGTAACGTTGACAGGAAGCCTTTCAAAGGCTCCAGTTGCCTGACTACCTTTTTTCCACCTAGGCTTTTAGGTACAGCCTCTAAGTTGTCAAGAAAAAAGAGGGGAAAAGAATATTCCCAAAAGGAAAaaatctttaaaagaaaaagtgagcAACTACGTGTTGTTGCTCAGTGGATTTCAGTTTCTCCGCTGTGACAGCAATCTCAATATTTGTTCCCTGCAGACGGCAGATGGTGTGACCAATGCCTCGGAGAGACTGATGACCATCTTGAAGGTGGCGGCCGGTCTCGTTCCCATGACGACGGCCCTCTATCTGTCCAACCTGACCATG
It encodes:
- the pane1 gene encoding centromere protein M yields the protein MSLLKPFSRQLALNTASILLVEREEEFQQRLAEALVEETAVTLNVRLAKSLPLPSENQHSRPRIDLVVFIINLASEVSLHSAQASLKYLDPGYFLGKVCFMATNARSVIAPPERLDALRELAASLHCTLLFAEDQTADGVTNASERLMTILKVAAGLVPMTTALYLSNLTMCTVPSETNEVDYD